One genomic window of Kaistia geumhonensis includes the following:
- a CDS encoding Gfo/Idh/MocA family oxidoreductase — protein sequence MNDKVIGVGVIGCGEIAQLMHLPYLDELPSLRIAALCDISAGVLEKLGAQYGVDALYADYRALLADPSVDAVVICTYDHGEIVQAALAAGKHVLVEKPLAFTPEEARPLVEQAEASGLVAMVGYMKLYDPGYEIGLSKIAAIGKPRAIRVHDFAGRFDRYGALYTQHRASDIPADVMATARAAAGARIDASLGASHAGYRDLYLMLLMLGSHDLAVLRGAFGRDGKVLYAQPVGGDQLLAVLDYPGGVPCTLEIGVAKYEWWDEYLEVHGDKDEVRVTFQNPYWRHASAIVSLKEEADGGESSRTLPGIPDTSFRREWKHFADCVLNGARPRTPLSGGLADLDLAVRIIRAMPPKPA from the coding sequence ATGAACGACAAGGTGATCGGCGTCGGCGTCATCGGCTGCGGGGAGATCGCGCAGCTCATGCACCTGCCCTATCTCGACGAACTGCCCTCGCTCAGGATCGCGGCGCTCTGCGATATCTCGGCCGGCGTGCTCGAAAAGCTCGGCGCTCAGTATGGCGTCGACGCCCTCTATGCCGATTATCGCGCGCTCCTCGCCGATCCCTCTGTCGATGCCGTCGTGATCTGCACCTACGATCATGGCGAGATCGTCCAGGCGGCGCTGGCGGCCGGCAAGCATGTGCTGGTCGAAAAGCCGCTCGCCTTCACCCCCGAGGAAGCGCGGCCGCTGGTCGAGCAGGCGGAGGCGAGCGGTCTCGTCGCCATGGTCGGCTACATGAAGCTCTACGATCCCGGCTACGAGATCGGACTCTCGAAGATCGCCGCGATCGGCAAGCCGCGCGCCATCCGCGTGCATGACTTCGCCGGCCGCTTCGACCGTTATGGCGCGCTCTACACGCAGCACCGCGCAAGCGATATCCCCGCCGACGTGATGGCGACGGCGCGGGCTGCGGCCGGCGCGCGCATCGATGCCTCGCTCGGCGCGAGCCATGCCGGCTATCGCGATCTCTATCTCATGCTGCTGATGCTCGGCAGCCATGACCTCGCGGTGCTGCGCGGCGCCTTCGGCAGAGACGGCAAGGTTCTCTATGCCCAGCCGGTCGGCGGCGACCAGTTGCTCGCCGTGCTCGATTATCCGGGCGGCGTCCCCTGCACGCTCGAGATCGGCGTCGCGAAATACGAGTGGTGGGACGAATATCTCGAGGTGCATGGCGACAAGGACGAGGTGCGCGTCACCTTCCAGAACCCCTATTGGCGCCACGCCTCGGCGATCGTCTCGCTGAAGGAGGAGGCCGATGGCGGGGAATCCTCGCGGACGCTGCCCGGCATCCCCGACACCTCGTTCCGCCGCGAATGGAAGCATTTCGCCGATTGCGTGCTGAACGGCGCCCGGCCGCGCACGCCGCTTTCCGGCGGCCTCGCCGATCTCGACCTCGCGGTCAGGATCATCCGCGCCATGCCGCCGAAGCCGGCCTGA
- a CDS encoding NAD-dependent epimerase/dehydratase family protein: MLIALTGSSGLLGRAIADALMAAGHHVRGIDTAPPTTKLSAHLNVALEDFGSAVQALAGADAVIHAAAIPRPTGRTATDVFSVNMALAFNVVEAAATLGIRRLVYASSFSVLGFPFFVKPVALSYLPVDEDHPLAPQDAYALSKTLGEEIVEAAVRRGKLDAVSLRMPWIQSPETFFREVGPRRESAESGRDLWSYIDARDAAEGFRAAVEARNEGHLRLFLSAADTYSDTPTLDLIHAAFGTLPLKHPITGHQAVIDTTAARDALGFVARHSWRDY; the protein is encoded by the coding sequence ATGCTGATCGCGCTCACCGGATCGAGCGGCCTGCTCGGCCGCGCCATCGCCGACGCGCTGATGGCGGCCGGCCATCATGTGCGCGGCATCGACACCGCGCCACCCACGACGAAGCTCTCCGCCCATCTCAACGTCGCGCTCGAAGATTTCGGGTCCGCAGTGCAGGCCCTGGCCGGCGCCGACGCCGTCATCCACGCCGCCGCCATTCCGCGGCCGACGGGGCGCACGGCGACGGACGTCTTCTCGGTCAACATGGCGCTCGCCTTCAACGTCGTCGAGGCGGCGGCGACGCTCGGCATTCGCCGGCTTGTCTATGCCTCGTCCTTCAGCGTGCTCGGCTTCCCCTTCTTCGTGAAGCCGGTCGCGCTCTCCTATCTCCCGGTCGACGAGGATCACCCGCTCGCGCCGCAGGACGCCTATGCGCTGTCGAAGACGCTCGGCGAGGAGATCGTCGAGGCGGCGGTGCGACGCGGCAAGCTCGATGCGGTCAGCCTGCGCATGCCCTGGATCCAGAGCCCCGAGACCTTCTTCAGGGAGGTCGGCCCGCGCCGCGAAAGCGCCGAGTCCGGCCGCGATCTCTGGTCCTATATCGACGCGCGCGATGCGGCGGAGGGTTTCCGTGCCGCGGTCGAGGCCCGCAACGAGGGCCATCTGCGCCTCTTCCTGTCCGCGGCGGACACCTACAGCGATACGCCGACGCTCGACCTCATCCATGCAGCGTTCGGCACGCTGCCGCTCAAGCATCCGATCACCGGCCATCAGGCCGTGATCGACACCACGGCCGCGCGCGACGCGCTCGGCTTCGTCGCCCGGCATTCCTGGCGCGACTACTGA